The Pectobacterium carotovorum genome contains a region encoding:
- a CDS encoding acyltransferase, which produces MTDKIGWIDNLRALACMMVVLIHSTTYYITAGGTPGDGHWDVANILNSASRVCVPLFFMISGYLFFGERSAGKKHFLRIGLCLLFYSTVALIYIATLTPINGLNSLHHALQKPVFYHLWFFYAIVVIYLLSPLITIKPVSGKYIVVLIILLAVVANPNTGRVEFEGFKLLPVNLYIYGDTFYYVLYAALGRALGMLEVPKKIALAAIPFFIACVALVAMGTKHHTLLNDTFTQTFYIYCGPLVFLAAVSLLVVFKHYCNQRVLPGFATLSRHSLAIYGFHALIIHYLRTHDVVLPSHPVFDILYVFAIALGSSLLLSMALQKIDVRRWVS; this is translated from the coding sequence ATGACGGATAAGATCGGCTGGATTGATAACCTGCGGGCGCTGGCCTGCATGATGGTCGTTCTGATTCATAGCACAACCTACTATATTACTGCGGGCGGCACGCCGGGCGACGGTCACTGGGATGTAGCGAATATCCTGAACTCTGCCTCGCGCGTCTGTGTTCCGCTGTTTTTCATGATCTCGGGTTACTTATTCTTTGGCGAGCGCAGCGCGGGGAAAAAACATTTCCTGCGTATTGGTTTATGCCTGCTTTTTTATAGTACGGTCGCGCTGATCTATATTGCGACGCTCACGCCGATTAATGGCCTGAATTCATTGCACCATGCGCTGCAAAAACCGGTCTTTTATCACTTATGGTTTTTCTACGCCATTGTGGTGATTTATCTGCTTTCCCCACTTATTACCATCAAGCCGGTCTCGGGAAAATATATCGTCGTCTTGATTATCTTGCTGGCCGTTGTCGCCAATCCGAATACGGGGCGGGTGGAATTTGAAGGGTTTAAATTACTGCCCGTGAATCTCTATATTTACGGCGACACGTTTTACTATGTGCTGTATGCCGCGCTGGGGCGTGCGTTGGGGATGCTGGAAGTACCAAAGAAAATCGCGCTAGCCGCTATCCCGTTCTTTATTGCCTGTGTCGCACTGGTTGCGATGGGGACGAAGCACCACACATTATTGAACGATACGTTTACCCAGACATTTTACATCTACTGTGGCCCGCTGGTGTTTCTGGCTGCGGTCAGCCTTCTGGTGGTGTTTAAGCATTACTGTAACCAGCGAGTTTTACCCGGTTTTGCCACCCTTTCGCGCCATTCGCTGGCGATTTACGGCTTCCATGCGTTGATCATTCATTATCTGCGTACGCATGATGTAGTACTGCCATCCCACCCGGTTTTCGACATCTTGTATGTTTTCGCCATCGCGCTGGGGAGCAGCCTGCTGCTTTCGATGGCGCTACAGAAAATTGATGTGCGGCGCTGGGTGAGTTGA
- the xylA gene encoding xylose isomerase, which translates to MQAYFEQIEKVRYEGSQSDNPFAFRHYNPDQEILGKRMADHLRFAVAYWHTFCWNGADMFGVGSFARPWQQSGDALELAKRKADIAFEFFQKLSVPYYCFHDVDVAPEGNSLKEYLHNFAVITDVLAEKQQDSGVKLLWGTANCFTHPRYGAGAATNPDPDVFAWAATQVFTAMNATKKLGGENYVLWGGREGYETLLNTDLRQEREQIGRFMQMVVEHKHKIGFQGTLLIEPKPQEPTKHQYDYDVATVYGFLKQFGLEKEIKVNVEANHATLAGHSFHHEIATAVALGVFGSVDANRGDPQLGWDTDQFPNSVEENTLIMYEILKAGGFTTGGLNFDAKVRRQSTDRYDLFHAHIGAMDTMALALKAAARMIEDDKLNQLVAKRYAGWNGELGQQILQGKASLESLTHYAESHQLAPQHQSGQQELLENLVNRHLFG; encoded by the coding sequence ATGCAAGCCTATTTTGAACAGATCGAAAAAGTCCGTTATGAAGGTAGCCAAAGCGACAATCCCTTCGCCTTTCGTCACTACAATCCCGACCAGGAAATTCTCGGGAAACGTATGGCGGACCATTTGCGTTTTGCCGTCGCGTACTGGCACACGTTCTGCTGGAACGGCGCGGATATGTTCGGCGTCGGCTCTTTTGCGCGGCCGTGGCAACAGTCAGGCGACGCGCTGGAGCTGGCGAAGCGCAAGGCAGACATCGCATTCGAATTCTTTCAAAAGCTGAGCGTGCCTTACTACTGCTTCCATGACGTCGATGTCGCACCGGAAGGGAACTCACTGAAAGAGTATCTGCATAACTTTGCGGTTATCACCGATGTGCTGGCGGAAAAGCAGCAGGATAGCGGCGTGAAGCTGCTGTGGGGTACCGCCAACTGCTTTACCCATCCTCGCTATGGCGCAGGCGCGGCCACCAACCCTGACCCGGATGTCTTTGCCTGGGCGGCTACGCAGGTGTTCACGGCCATGAACGCGACCAAAAAACTGGGTGGCGAGAACTATGTGCTGTGGGGCGGGCGCGAAGGCTATGAAACCCTGCTCAATACCGACCTGCGTCAGGAGCGTGAACAAATCGGTCGCTTCATGCAGATGGTCGTCGAACATAAACACAAAATCGGCTTTCAGGGCACGCTGCTCATTGAGCCGAAACCGCAGGAGCCAACCAAGCACCAGTACGACTACGATGTCGCCACCGTTTATGGTTTCCTGAAACAGTTTGGGCTGGAAAAAGAGATTAAAGTCAACGTGGAAGCCAACCACGCTACGCTGGCAGGCCATTCATTCCATCATGAAATCGCCACCGCTGTCGCGCTGGGCGTTTTCGGATCGGTCGATGCAAACCGCGGCGATCCGCAGCTCGGCTGGGACACCGATCAGTTCCCTAACAGCGTGGAAGAGAACACGCTGATCATGTATGAAATTCTCAAGGCGGGTGGCTTTACGACGGGTGGGCTGAACTTTGACGCCAAAGTTCGTCGCCAAAGCACCGATCGCTATGACCTTTTCCACGCGCATATCGGCGCGATGGATACCATGGCGCTGGCGCTCAAGGCCGCCGCCAGAATGATTGAAGATGATAAACTCAATCAGTTGGTTGCTAAACGCTACGCAGGCTGGAACGGAGAGCTGGGTCAGCAAATCCTGCAAGGTAAAGCCTCGCTGGAATCACTCACCCACTATGCGGAAAGCCACCAACTGGCACCACAGCACCAGAGTGGCCAGCAGGAATTGCTGGAAAACCTGGTTAACCGCCACCTCTTTGGCTAA
- the fdhD gene encoding formate dehydrogenase accessory sulfurtransferase FdhD, with product MQVFQVEGVHLHADAALEGATQHSVYHPDSLHQPQSDWLAEEVPVALVYNGISHVVMMASPKELEQFALGFSLSEGIIQSPADIYGIDVQAACNGIEVQIELSSRRFVGLKERRRAMDGRTGCGVCGVEQLAEIGKPIAPLPFTQTFSLSKLENALVRLRDVQKIGQMTGCTHAASWVAPDGTLSGGSEDVGRHVALDKLLGTRAKHGWKQGAALVSSRASYEMVQKSAMCGVEILFAVSAATSLAVEVAERCNLTLVGFCRPGHATIYTHPQRLSE from the coding sequence ATGCAGGTATTTCAGGTGGAAGGGGTTCATTTACACGCGGATGCCGCCCTTGAAGGCGCAACGCAACATTCGGTTTATCATCCTGACTCGCTGCATCAGCCACAGTCTGACTGGCTGGCGGAAGAAGTGCCCGTGGCGCTGGTCTACAACGGCATCTCGCATGTCGTCATGATGGCATCGCCGAAAGAACTGGAACAGTTCGCCCTCGGGTTTTCCTTATCTGAAGGCATTATTCAATCACCAGCGGATATCTACGGGATTGATGTACAGGCCGCCTGTAACGGCATCGAAGTGCAGATTGAGCTGTCCAGCCGACGCTTTGTCGGGCTAAAAGAACGGCGCCGGGCGATGGACGGTCGCACAGGCTGCGGCGTATGTGGCGTAGAACAGCTCGCGGAAATCGGCAAACCCATCGCCCCCTTACCCTTCACGCAGACATTTTCCCTCAGCAAGCTCGAAAACGCGCTGGTACGGCTACGAGACGTGCAGAAGATCGGTCAGATGACGGGTTGCACGCATGCCGCAAGTTGGGTCGCGCCAGACGGCACGCTGTCCGGGGGGAGTGAAGACGTCGGCCGCCATGTCGCGCTGGATAAACTGCTGGGTACCCGAGCGAAACACGGGTGGAAGCAAGGCGCAGCGCTGGTCTCCAGCCGGGCCAGCTATGAAATGGTTCAGAAGTCCGCCATGTGCGGCGTGGAAATCCTGTTTGCCGTCTCGGCGGCAACCTCACTGGCCGTTGAGGTCGCAGAGCGCTGCAACCTGACGCTGGTCGGTTTTTGTCGACCGGGGCATGCGACTATTTACACGCATCCACAGCGCCTGAGCGAGTAA
- the xylB gene encoding xylulokinase, which translates to MYIGIDLGTSGVKAILLDEAGEVIASHSAALRISRPHPLWSEQAPEDWWQATDQALQALAATHSLRAVKALGLTGQMHGATLLDARQNVLRPAILWNDGRSAAQCRTLEQQVPTSRQITGNLMMPGFTAPKLKWVQENESEVFSQIDKVLLPKDYLRWRLTGEFASDMSDAAGTLWLDVAKRDWSDTLLEACALSREHMPALYEGNQITGYLRPDIASRWGMDPVPVIAGGGDNAAGAIGVGLYQAGQAMLSLGTSGVYFAVSDGFLSNPQHAVHSFCHALPNTWHLMSVMLSAASCLDWVARLTHAESVPALLQEIASTPADDTITPVWFLPYLSGERTPHNNPDAKGAFWGLTHQHGRPELAKAVLEGVGFALADGMDALHMTGLKPDSITLIGGGARSAYWRQMLADISGQTLEYRTGGDVGPALGAARLAQIAMHPHTPLADLLPPLPLEQVHQPDPQRHATYTERRRTFKALYQQLKTLM; encoded by the coding sequence ATGTATATTGGTATTGATCTGGGTACTTCCGGCGTGAAAGCCATCCTGCTGGACGAAGCAGGTGAAGTGATTGCCAGCCATAGCGCCGCATTGCGCATTTCCCGCCCGCATCCTCTCTGGTCAGAGCAAGCGCCTGAAGACTGGTGGCAGGCGACCGATCAAGCACTACAGGCATTGGCGGCAACGCACAGCCTTCGCGCCGTGAAAGCACTGGGGTTGACCGGGCAAATGCACGGGGCGACCTTGCTGGATGCTCGCCAGAACGTGCTGCGACCCGCGATCCTCTGGAATGACGGACGTAGCGCGGCCCAATGCCGCACGCTGGAGCAACAGGTGCCAACATCGCGCCAGATTACCGGCAACCTGATGATGCCGGGCTTTACCGCGCCCAAACTGAAATGGGTGCAGGAGAACGAAAGCGAGGTCTTTAGCCAAATCGACAAAGTCCTGCTGCCAAAAGATTATCTGCGCTGGCGTCTGACGGGAGAGTTTGCCAGCGATATGTCCGATGCAGCCGGCACACTCTGGCTGGATGTCGCCAAACGAGACTGGAGCGACACGCTGCTGGAAGCCTGCGCGCTGAGCCGCGAACATATGCCCGCACTGTATGAAGGCAATCAGATTACCGGTTATCTGCGGCCTGATATCGCTAGCCGCTGGGGTATGGATCCCGTCCCCGTGATTGCTGGCGGTGGGGATAACGCGGCGGGAGCGATTGGCGTCGGGCTGTATCAAGCCGGTCAGGCGATGCTGTCTCTCGGCACATCCGGCGTTTACTTCGCCGTCAGCGACGGCTTTCTCAGCAACCCACAGCATGCCGTCCACAGCTTCTGCCACGCGCTGCCGAATACCTGGCACCTGATGTCCGTGATGCTAAGCGCCGCCTCCTGCCTCGACTGGGTCGCCCGCCTGACGCACGCAGAGAGCGTACCCGCGCTATTGCAGGAAATTGCCTCGACGCCAGCCGATGACACAATCACGCCAGTGTGGTTCTTACCCTATCTCTCCGGCGAACGCACACCGCACAATAATCCCGATGCCAAAGGCGCATTCTGGGGACTCACCCATCAGCACGGCCGACCAGAACTGGCAAAAGCGGTACTGGAAGGCGTGGGATTTGCGCTTGCCGATGGAATGGACGCACTGCATATGACCGGGCTAAAACCCGATAGCATCACGCTGATTGGCGGTGGCGCACGCAGCGCCTACTGGCGGCAAATGCTGGCGGATATCAGCGGTCAAACGCTGGAGTACCGCACGGGAGGAGATGTTGGCCCCGCGCTGGGAGCGGCACGTCTGGCACAAATCGCCATGCATCCACATACGCCACTGGCAGACCTTCTGCCGCCGCTACCGCTGGAACAGGTTCATCAACCGGATCCCCAGCGTCACGCCACCTATACCGAGCGGAGACGTACATTTAAGGCACTCTACCAGCAGCTGAAGACGTTGATGTAA
- a CDS encoding aldehyde dehydrogenase family protein, with protein MAHDNFEGRPASDEVGSLNLKKRYDNFIGGAWVPPDAGQYFVNLTPVTGQPMCEVASSSTRDIDHALDAAHKAKAEWGGMSVQDRALVLNRIADRMEQNLELLARVETWDNGKPIRETSGADVPLAIDHFRYFAACIRAQEGAISEIDGDTVAYHFHEPLGVVGQIIPWNFPLLMACWKMAPALAAGNCIVLKPAKLTPMSVLILMELIQDLLPPGVINVVNGSGSEIGEYLATSKRVAKVAFTGSTEVGQQIMSYAAQNVTPVTLELGGKSPNIFFADVMDKEDSFFDKVLEGFTLFAFNQGEVCTCPSRALVQESIYDRFMERAIKRVEAIRIGNPLDSKTMMGAQVSAGQLDTILNYIDIGKKEGARVLTGGQRKAMPGGLAEGYYLEPTILFGKNSMRVFQEEIFGPVLAVTTFKTMDDALEIANDTEYGLGAGVWSRNGNIAYRMGRGIQAGRVWTNCYHAYPAHAAFGGYKQSGIGRENHKMMLEHYQQTKCLLVSYSDKPMGLF; from the coding sequence ATGGCGCATGATAATTTTGAAGGCCGGCCAGCATCTGACGAGGTCGGTTCTCTCAACCTGAAAAAACGCTATGACAATTTTATCGGCGGAGCCTGGGTTCCACCTGATGCGGGTCAGTATTTTGTCAATTTGACGCCAGTAACGGGCCAGCCGATGTGTGAAGTGGCCAGTTCGTCAACGCGAGATATTGACCACGCGCTGGATGCCGCTCACAAGGCAAAAGCGGAATGGGGTGGTATGTCGGTACAGGATCGGGCGCTGGTGCTTAACCGCATTGCTGACAGAATGGAACAAAATCTTGAGCTGCTGGCGCGGGTGGAAACCTGGGATAACGGTAAACCGATACGCGAAACCAGTGGGGCGGATGTGCCGCTGGCGATTGACCATTTTCGCTATTTTGCAGCCTGTATTCGTGCGCAAGAAGGGGCGATCAGTGAAATTGATGGCGATACCGTGGCCTACCATTTTCATGAACCTCTCGGCGTTGTCGGGCAAATCATTCCCTGGAATTTCCCGCTGCTGATGGCCTGTTGGAAGATGGCGCCTGCGCTGGCCGCTGGTAACTGTATTGTGCTGAAACCCGCCAAACTGACGCCGATGTCGGTGCTGATTTTGATGGAACTGATTCAGGATCTGCTGCCGCCAGGTGTCATTAATGTCGTCAATGGGTCGGGAAGCGAAATTGGCGAATACCTGGCGACGTCGAAACGCGTTGCGAAAGTCGCATTCACCGGCTCGACCGAAGTGGGCCAGCAGATCATGAGCTATGCGGCGCAGAACGTGACGCCAGTAACGTTGGAACTGGGTGGCAAATCGCCGAACATCTTCTTTGCCGACGTGATGGATAAAGAAGACAGCTTTTTTGACAAAGTGCTCGAAGGCTTCACGCTGTTTGCTTTCAATCAGGGAGAAGTCTGTACCTGTCCGAGCCGCGCGCTGGTGCAGGAATCTATCTATGATCGCTTTATGGAGCGGGCAATCAAGCGCGTGGAGGCTATCCGCATCGGCAACCCGCTGGACAGCAAAACCATGATGGGTGCTCAGGTGTCAGCAGGCCAGCTTGACACCATCCTTAACTACATAGATATCGGTAAGAAAGAGGGTGCACGGGTGCTCACGGGCGGCCAGCGTAAGGCGATGCCGGGTGGGCTAGCGGAAGGCTACTATCTGGAACCGACGATATTGTTCGGTAAAAACAGTATGCGTGTCTTCCAGGAGGAAATTTTTGGACCGGTATTAGCGGTCACGACCTTCAAAACGATGGATGACGCACTGGAGATCGCCAACGACACGGAATACGGTCTGGGGGCTGGCGTGTGGAGCCGTAACGGTAACATCGCTTACCGGATGGGGCGCGGTATTCAGGCCGGACGCGTCTGGACCAACTGTTATCACGCCTATCCGGCGCATGCGGCGTTCGGGGGCTACAAGCAGTCCGGCATCGGGCGTGAAAACCATAAAATGATGCTGGAACATTACCAGCAAACCAAGTGCCTGTTGGTGAGTTACTCTGATAAGCCGATGGGGCTGTTCTAA